The following proteins are co-located in the Brevibacillus laterosporus DSM 25 genome:
- a CDS encoding acyltransferase family protein yields MPKPLQGHGRYMPGLDGLRALAVFAVILYHLNVNWAPGGLLGVGVFFVLSGYLITDILISQWKQKGKIDLKDFWIRRAKRLLPAMLVMLIAVVVWLALFDRSHLQALRGEIVAALLYVSNWWLVFHEVSYFESFGPASPFGHFWSLAVEEQFYLVWPLLLLVGLRNTPRRGKLLGLTLAGVVVSAFAMALLYEPGVDPSRIYYGTDTRAFGLLIGAALAMIWPSSKLSEKVSLPARITLEVLGIAGLATILWMIWYTNQYEDFLYQGGLVLLSIATAVVVAVIAHPASSFGKLMGAKPLRWIGVRSYGMYLWHYPIIVLSTPTIHTNGTDIPKAIFQIGATIALAALSLRLVEEPIRRGSFVKPAKYRRMQDGHWRFVMFGRWVVSMVAILAFSSTCIAIAGWGENVTASAIPTASTINTETKHLAEQPNVEEANLFIPKKEDTTSADTPEQADEKTAEADKTTSTSTQKNNSSQQEKVKRETSEKNSATQSTADTEQNPTKTEQKPPNTTTNGDEAEQTTGSEENESGSSAPETDKDDSTAHQSKENDSKIEKSSKTDTEEKKAPSTRAGRGITVFGDSIMLDVSPHLQKLLPGITVDAKIGRQLHQTPELVAQYKKRGKLGSRVVLELGTNGAFTKKQLEGLLKSLGDVKQIILINTRVPRPWEGVVNTTLAEVANSHPNTLLVDWYTASAGKDSYFSPDGVHLEPEGAKAFAALLSDVLK; encoded by the coding sequence ATGCCTAAACCGCTTCAAGGGCATGGTCGCTACATGCCGGGACTGGATGGATTACGTGCGCTTGCCGTATTCGCTGTCATTCTTTATCACCTCAATGTCAATTGGGCACCAGGTGGTTTGTTGGGTGTTGGAGTTTTTTTCGTGCTATCTGGATACCTGATTACGGATATATTGATATCACAGTGGAAACAGAAAGGAAAAATTGATCTAAAGGATTTTTGGATTCGGCGAGCGAAGCGATTGTTGCCGGCTATGCTAGTCATGCTCATAGCAGTAGTTGTTTGGTTAGCTTTATTTGATCGCTCTCATCTACAGGCATTGCGAGGCGAAATTGTAGCAGCACTTCTTTATGTGAGCAACTGGTGGCTGGTTTTTCACGAGGTGTCTTACTTTGAAAGCTTTGGTCCAGCTTCACCTTTTGGTCATTTTTGGTCTTTAGCAGTTGAGGAGCAATTCTACCTCGTTTGGCCGTTATTGTTACTCGTGGGGCTACGAAATACACCACGTCGAGGTAAATTGCTAGGTCTTACGTTAGCTGGAGTGGTTGTATCCGCTTTCGCGATGGCCCTTTTATATGAGCCAGGCGTTGACCCCAGCCGTATTTATTACGGAACAGATACGAGGGCGTTTGGGCTATTGATTGGAGCGGCACTTGCAATGATCTGGCCTAGCTCCAAGCTCTCTGAAAAGGTCTCACTTCCCGCACGCATTACCCTTGAGGTTTTAGGGATAGCAGGACTGGCAACCATTCTTTGGATGATTTGGTATACCAATCAATATGAGGACTTTTTGTATCAAGGCGGTCTTGTATTGTTGTCGATTGCTACAGCTGTAGTCGTAGCAGTGATTGCGCATCCGGCGAGTAGCTTTGGCAAGCTAATGGGAGCTAAGCCACTGCGTTGGATCGGCGTTCGTTCGTATGGAATGTATTTATGGCACTACCCGATTATTGTCCTGAGCACACCCACCATACATACTAATGGAACGGACATTCCTAAGGCCATATTTCAGATTGGAGCAACCATTGCGCTTGCCGCTTTATCCTTGCGCTTGGTTGAGGAACCGATTCGTCGTGGTTCATTTGTGAAACCTGCCAAATATCGCCGAATGCAAGATGGACACTGGAGATTTGTCATGTTTGGACGCTGGGTTGTTTCTATGGTTGCTATTTTGGCTTTTAGCTCCACTTGCATTGCGATAGCAGGATGGGGAGAGAATGTGACCGCCAGCGCTATTCCAACAGCTAGTACGATAAACACTGAGACGAAGCATCTAGCTGAACAACCAAATGTTGAGGAAGCGAATCTGTTTATACCGAAAAAAGAAGACACGACTTCAGCAGACACGCCTGAGCAAGCGGATGAAAAAACAGCAGAAGCAGACAAAACAACATCAACATCAACACAAAAAAATAATTCTTCACAGCAGGAGAAGGTAAAACGAGAAACGAGCGAAAAAAATAGCGCTACGCAATCTACTGCTGATACAGAGCAAAATCCAACAAAGACGGAGCAAAAACCACCTAATACCACAACAAATGGCGACGAAGCTGAGCAAACAACAGGCTCTGAGGAAAACGAAAGTGGCTCGTCAGCTCCAGAAACTGACAAAGATGATTCTACTGCTCATCAATCGAAGGAAAACGATTCAAAAATAGAGAAATCTTCTAAGACAGATACAGAAGAGAAGAAGGCGCCTTCTACTAGAGCAGGAAGAGGAATCACAGTGTTTGGAGATTCCATTATGCTAGATGTTTCTCCACACCTGCAAAAGCTACTTCCAGGGATTACCGTTGATGCAAAAATCGGTAGACAATTGCACCAGACCCCTGAGCTAGTAGCCCAATATAAAAAGAGAGGGAAGCTTGGAAGTCGGGTTGTTCTTGAGCTTGGTACAAATGGAGCATTTACCAAGAAGCAATTGGAGGGCTTATTGAAATCGCTTGGAGATGTGAAGCAGATCATTCTCATTAACACTCGTGTTCCACGTCCGTGGGAAGGCGTAGTAAACACTACACTAGCAGAGGTAGCGAACAGTCATCCCAATACACTACTCGTAGATTGGTACACAGCCAGCGCAGGGAAGGATTCTTACTTCTCTCCAGATGGCGTTCACCTGGAGCCAGAGGGAGCGAAGGCATTTGCTGCCTTACTATCTGATGTACTCAAGTAA